From the Pseudomonas syringae KCTC 12500 genome, the window AAACTGAACGTCGACACCGCCGCTCAGGTCGTCACCGGCATCGGCGCCGGCTGCGAACTGGCCGGTTGCTCGCTGGTGGGTGGCGAAACCGCTGAAATGCCGGGCATGTACGAAGGCGAAGACTACGACCTCGCAGGCTTCTGCGTCGGCGTGGTGGAAAAGGCCGAGATCATCGACGGCTCGAAAGTTGCTGCCGGTGACGCCCTGCTCGCCCTGCCATCGTCCGGCCCGCACTCCAACGGTTACTCGCTGATCCGCAAGATCATCGAAGTGGCAGGCGCGGACATCGAGAACATCCAGCTGGACGGCAAACCGCTGACCGAACTGCTGATGGCGCCGACCCGCATCTACGTGAAGCCGTTGCTCAAGCTGATCAAGGAAACCGGCGCAGTCAAGGCCATGGCCCACATCACCGGTGGCGGCCTGCTCGACAACATTCCACGCGTACTGCCTGAAGGCGCTCAGGCCGTTGTCGACGTCGCCAGCTGGCAGCGTCCGGCCGTGTTCGACTGGCTGCAGCAGCAAGGCAACGTTGCGGAAAACGAGATGCACCGCGTGCTGAACTGCGGCGTGGGCATGGTGATCTGCGTCGCTCAGGAGCACGTTGAAGCGGCACTCAAGGTGCTGCGTGAAGCGGGCGAGCAGCCTTGGGTGATCGGCCAGATCGCCACCGCTGCCGAAGGCGCAGCACAGGTCGAGCTGAAAAACCTCAAGGCGCATTGATGCCAGCCATCTGCGACGTCGTGGTGCTGCTGTCCGGCACCGGCGGCAACCTTCAAGCAATGATCGACAGCTTCAAGGACGGGGCCAGCCCCGTCCGCATCCGCGCGGTGATATCCAACCGCGCAGATGCGTTCGGCCTGCAACGCGCCCGGGACGCAGGCATCGAAACCTGCGTACTGGATCACACCGCGTACGAAGGCCGTGAGGCTTTCGATGCTGCGCTGATCGAACGGATCGACGCCTTCCAGCCACAGTTGGTCGTACTGGCCGGGTTCATGCGCATTCTCAGCGCAGGATTCGTTCGCCACTATCACGGCCGTCTGCTGAATATTCACCCTTCCCTGCTGCCGCGTTACAAAGGCTTGCACACGCACAAGCGTGCGCTGGAAGCCGGCGACACCGAGCATGGCTGCAGCGTGCATTTTGTTACCGAGGAACTCGATGGCGGCCCACTGGTCGTACAGGCAGTTATTTCGGTACAGTTGCACGACACGCCCGCAACGCTCGCGCAACGGGTCCATGTTCAAGAGCACCGTATTTACCCACTGGCCATTCGCTGGTTTGCCGAAGGCCGACTGAGCCTTGGTGAACAAGGTGCGTTACTCGATAGCCAGTTACTCCCGGCCAGCGGCCATCTGATTCGACATTAGGAGATACTATGCGTCGCGCTCTGCTCTTCGCTTTCGCTCTGCTCGCATTGCCTGCCGTACAGGCCGCAGACCTTCAACCCTTCTCCGCCAGCTACACCGCCGACTGGAAACAGCTGCCTATGAGCGGTACGGCTGAACGCAGCCTGGAAGCCGGCGCCAACGGCACCTGGACCTTGAGCTTCAAGGCCTCGATGATGATCGCCAGCCTGACTGAAGTCAGCACACTGAAGGTCGACAAGGACACCCTGCTGCCGCAGACCTACAGCTTCGAGCGCAGTGGCCTGGGCAAATCCAAGAAGGTCGATCTGGCGTTCGACTGGAACACCAAGTTCGTCACCGGCACCGACCGTGGCGATGCGAT encodes:
- the purM gene encoding phosphoribosylformylglycinamidine cyclo-ligase, coding for MSKQPSLSYKDAGVDIDAGEALVERIKSVAKRTKRPEVMGGLGGFGALCEIPAGYKQPVLVSGTDGVGTKLRLALNLNKHDTIGIDLVAMCVNDLVVCGAEPLFFLDYYATGKLNVDTAAQVVTGIGAGCELAGCSLVGGETAEMPGMYEGEDYDLAGFCVGVVEKAEIIDGSKVAAGDALLALPSSGPHSNGYSLIRKIIEVAGADIENIQLDGKPLTELLMAPTRIYVKPLLKLIKETGAVKAMAHITGGGLLDNIPRVLPEGAQAVVDVASWQRPAVFDWLQQQGNVAENEMHRVLNCGVGMVICVAQEHVEAALKVLREAGEQPWVIGQIATAAEGAAQVELKNLKAH
- the purN gene encoding phosphoribosylglycinamide formyltransferase; translated protein: MPAICDVVVLLSGTGGNLQAMIDSFKDGASPVRIRAVISNRADAFGLQRARDAGIETCVLDHTAYEGREAFDAALIERIDAFQPQLVVLAGFMRILSAGFVRHYHGRLLNIHPSLLPRYKGLHTHKRALEAGDTEHGCSVHFVTEELDGGPLVVQAVISVQLHDTPATLAQRVHVQEHRIYPLAIRWFAEGRLSLGEQGALLDSQLLPASGHLIRH